In Deltaproteobacteria bacterium, the genomic stretch CCCCTCCATCGCCTCGGGGATGTCGGGGATCGGGTCGGGAATCGTCCCGGCGTGGACCAGCACGACCTCGGCTCCGGTCTTGCGCGCGATGTCGAGCGCTTGATGCAGCGCGACCTCGGAAGGTTCCGAGAAATCGATGCCGACGAGGATCTTGCGCAGTTGCATGGCTGGGCCTCCAGGCCGTGCAACTGCAACTTTCCTGCCAGGCTAAGACTCCGCTCGCGGGAGGCGCACCGCGAAAATCGTGCGTTCGCGTTCGCGCGTCACGTCGACGGTGCCTCCGTGGTCGGTGACGATGCGGTGGACGATCGGCAGGCCGAGGCCGGTTCCGCCTTCCTTCGTCGTGGCGAACGGCTCGAAGATGTTCACGTCGTCGGGGGGACCGGCGCCGTCGTCGACCACGCGCACGACGACCTCCGCGTCACCGGGCGACTCGACGGCTTCGACGGCGACGAACGTGCGAGCGGCGTCCATCGCGTTGCCGACCAGGTTCAGCAGCACCTGTTTGATGCGCTCCTCGTCGCAGCGGACCCGCAGCGGCTCGTCGGGTAGGGTCGCGGCGATCTGGATGCCGCGCTCGGCGGCCTGGGGCGCGAGCAGGTCGCACACGGCGCGCACCGTCCCGCGCAGGTCGGCCTCCGCGACGCGCAGCTCGGCCGGCCGCGCAAACGACAGGAAGTCGTGGACGAGCCCGCTGAGTCGCGCGAGTTCGTCGCGCACCGCGCGCGCGGCGTCGAGCGCGGCGCGGGCCGGCTCGGCGTCCAGCTTCGCAAGTCGTCGCTCGACGAGCATGAGTTGTAAATTTGCGGCGTTGAGCGGGTTGCGAATCTCGTGGGCGAGACCGGCGGCCAGCGTGCCCAGGCTCGCCAACTGCTCGGCGCGCCGCGCCCTGCGGGCCAGGTTGCGTTCCTCCGTGACGTCGATGCCGAGAGCCGACGTGATCGCGTCCGCGCCGCGGCCGACGGTCGCGAGGTGCCACCGCACCCAGCGGGTGCCGAGGTCGCGCGTGGCCAGCTGCTCGTCGAAGGGGGGGACGCGCCGGCCTGTCGCGCTGTCAGCGACGCGCGCGCGAAACCGGTCGGCGGCCTGCCCGGCGCACAACGTGGCGGCGATGTCGGCCCCGAGCGCCTCGGAGCGGTCGATCCCGGTCGCGCGCTCGGCGGTCGAGTTGAACAGGACGATCCGACCGTCCGCGTCCGCCGCGACGACGAGTCCCGCTGAACTCTCGACGATGGACATGTAGCGCGCCTCACTACGCGCGAGCTCGTCTTCGAGCTGGGCGAGGGCATGCCGCTCCAATCGCTGGACGCGCTCGACGTATTCCTCGCGATAGGTCTCGAGCATGACCGCGAGTTCGAGGTCGAGGACGTGCTCGAGCGCGCGCATCGCGTCGCCGAGCGCGTCCGGGGCGGTCGCGTACGCGTTGCG encodes the following:
- a CDS encoding universal stress protein; this translates as MQLRKILVGIDFSEPSEVALHQALDIARKTGAEVVLVHAGTIPDPIPDIPEAMEG
- a CDS encoding PAS domain S-box protein, producing MTSVACGRRVRSAARAAATSCDSRAVAPPAGVRTDAQIMRHARMFAQILHETAGASPGFRTANGSSRPPILCDIHGVTAPPMTFWEEIQRYVRFDDDDRAALRALLPHARPHFRAIAEEFYARLREHPAAFRVFSGEAQIERLKGTLVQWLESLLAGPWDGDYFEQRARIGRVHVRVGLPQRYMFTAMSVIRAHLGDVVRNAYATAPDALGDAMRALEHVLDLELAVMLETYREEYVERVQRLERHALAQLEDELARSEARYMSIVESSAGLVVAADADGRIVLFNSTAERATGIDRSEALGADIAATLCAGQAADRFRARVADSATGRRVPPFDEQLATRDLGTRWVRWHLATVGRGADAITSALGIDVTEERNLARRARRAEQLASLGTLAAGLAHEIRNPLNAANLQLMLVERRLAKLDAEPARAALDAARAVRDELARLSGLVHDFLSFARPAELRVAEADLRGTVRAVCDLLAPQAAERGIQIAATLPDEPLRVRCDEERIKQVLLNLVGNAMDAARTFVAVEAVESPGDAEVVVRVVDDGAGPPDDVNIFEPFATTKEGGTGLGLPIVHRIVTDHGGTVDVTRERERTIFAVRLPRAES